The Callospermophilus lateralis isolate mCalLat2 chromosome 4, mCalLat2.hap1, whole genome shotgun sequence genomic interval AAAGCCAAGTCAGGGGAGCACGGGGCTGCCCCAGGGCGTCAGCCCGGTTGAAACAGAGGACCCTGTCATACTGGGGCTGATATTGTAAACATCTTTCAGAAGGAGCATTTTTCATGAAGAGGGGGAAAGACCTTGCTGTTTCTGGAGCACACACTGGCTGATTGGATAGGGGCTCTGTGGGGACAGTGCCGAAGTGTAAGACGATCCCATGAAGATAACCGGAAGTGGCCCCCGGGCACTGCAGACCAGCTGGCCCAGGAAGTAAACTTTCCCACCTACCCGTTTGAATCTAGGAAGTCGGATGCGGTGGAAATGGACGAGATGATGGCGGCCATGGTGTTGACATCGCTGTCCTGCAGCCCGGTTGTGCAGAGTCCTCCTGGGGCCGAGGCCAACTTCTCTGGTGAGCAAACAGAGGCGGAAGGGTCTGGGCATACAGAGGCTGGTGACTGACACCTGTGCTCTGAGTAGCTGTCACAGTTGGCTTGGCAGTAGGATTTCCGGAGGCCCTTCAGACTGCCTGAGTGACATTGAGTCAGAAGCTTCTGTCCTTtgccctcagtttcctcatctgggaGAAGCTTCCTGGTGCACTGTGGAGATGATTGAGCTCAGCACTGAGCCAACTGGCCACTGGAGTCAGTTCTGCTGTGGCATTAAGTGAGTGTGGCACTTTGATGGGGGCCTGAACAAGGCCAGTAGAGGAATATTTCGTTCACAGAGGTAGAAATATGCTAAAAAGTCCCCTCATGGCCTCAAGAAAATTCATGCTGCTTTTCCAAGTGCCTAATTCAGCCTTGCAAATTAGTGTGGGCCTACAGGTCAAGGACCAGGAATCAGTGAGCTGAAGTCTCAGCTAAATCTCATTGCTTCATAAAAACCAATGGTATGACTTCAGActtacaaattaaaacaaaattctgGCTGCAACCTCAGAATACTTTCTCAGTGATACGAGGGGAAGAAAGATTGCATCAGTTTTTTGACAAGACCAGTAGGGAATCTGAAGTTTTCTTGGAAAGTTGTTATAGAGCTGGCCTACCTTACACTCAGGGAAGAACtttttcatctatgtgacctaactGAATAGCAAGCTACTTAAAACCTAGGGGAATGTAGAGTTAGCTCTAAGTATGTACCAGGAGGAAAGTGCCCATTACATGTGTTCCTGGTATTTAGTCTCCCTAGATAGGAAGTGAATATCAAGGAccaattgttgtttttttttcacccaaagcctGTTGGAAGGGGTCTCTGCACTCTGAGGACACCTAGAGGTGAAGCTCAGTAGTGCATGTCTGCTTGATGAGCAAAACCCAGAGGAGGGAAGTCAATTAGTTTTTAGGAAGTCCTGCAAACctgggtgttttagtcagctttttcactgctgtgactaaaggtacTGACTAGAACAAGTATAACCGAGGAAACGTTTATGTGAGGGCTCACgaattcagaggtcttagtccacagaaggctggctccatttcttgaGGCTCAAGATGAGACtgagcatcatggtggagtgtgtggcagagggagcAGCTCACGTTgcggtgatcaagaagcagagagagagcgactctgcttgccagatacaaatatatatacctaAGCCAggccccaatgcccacctcctccacccacacCCTGCCAGTTCACACTGATTAGGCTAAAGCTgtcacccaatcatttctcctccaaaccttcttgcattgtctcacatgtgagctttcaggggacacctcacatctaaagcaTAACACTGGGAGATCTAGGAGGTTGGATCAACAGATCCAGGAAAATGCCCTGAAGGAAAAGAAAACTACCAACTCCAACTCCCATCAGAAGTGTGTGTATGCACTCACACACGCTCATCCTCCCACGTGCATATCACCAATCACCTGCCTGAGTCCTGTTAGCTTCAGTCCCTTTTTTGACAAAACTTTTCATTGTCTTTTAAAGATTTCCATtcaaacatatttctttttttaaatgtttattttttagttggtcacaatatctttatttatttatttttatgtggtattgaagatcgaacccagggcctcacacatgctaggcgagcgctctaccactgagccacaaccccaaccctgtcAAAAATACTTCTGATCTTATAATTGAAATTATAAAAgtaagtcagtcttccttggcaaTTAATTATTTGAAGTTTATAAAGTGAGGTACACACAACAACCCAAAACCCCCCCAAAACTGCATTAATCATGAGTACTGTTTGCACAGAAACCACCTGCATCCTTTGGTCTATGTATTGTCAGGATGGTGCTCTGAGTGTGTATACACAGGGGATtgtgaatatttttctttttttttttcctacggtactagggattgaacccagggtcttgtggatGCTAGAcatgtgctctgccactaagctatatctccagcccataagtatttcttaaaagttcacttgTAAACTGTCACTGCAATGCATTTGCAAAGGAGTGCTTTGTTCTCATGGTATATAATATTTATCTGGTATGGCTTCCTTAGAAAAACCTCTGAGAACGAGCTTGTTGCTGGCGGACCCCTTTGTTCCTAGTGCTGGTCCTCCTAGATGTAGTATTCTGCTCCCTGCCCTCCTCTCCCTGATAGATTACCTGATTGGAAGGCATTTTTCAGGACTTGAGCAAGACAGACGCCCCTCGCCCCCCACCCCCCATACTCCTCAGCCAGGCATCGCCTCCCCTGTTGTCTCGGGGAGGTGACATTTAGGATGATCTTCCTAGACTCGTGTTCCTCAGCCAGAAGTGGCCCCTCCTGCTTTTTAGCATATACAGTGAGAAATGAATTTCAACCCAGTCTCTTTCTATTAATCCTGCACAAAAGGAAGTTACAGTGTGCGTCTGCTGGTCAGGGATGACCGATGTGGCTGTGGCAGAAAGTGTCCAACAGGGTAGACCAGTTCTACCAGTAGAAATTGCTGCAGTGAATGGACCGGCTCCCTAACTTTTGCTGCAGGCCTGAAAAGGACTttctgttttgatttgtttttttctttgtgcCTGGGAACAAGCCCTGAGAGTCCTCTCTCATCTTCTTTCATCTGGCCAGCCTCCCGTGTGGTCTCAGGTGACCCTTGGAAGGAGAGCGGCGATGTGTCAGACAGTGGCAGCAGCACCACCAGCGGGCACTGGAGCGGGAGCAGCGGCATCTCCACCCCTTCGCCGCCACACCCCCAGGCCAGCCCCAAGTATTTGGGGGATGCCTTTGGTTCTCCCCAAACTGATCATGGCTTTGAGACCGATCCTGACCCTTTCCTGTTGGATGAACCAGCTCCACGCAAAAGGAAGGTAGGTGTCTGGTGAGCAGGAAGGGCCAGCTCTGGAGCAGCAGGGACCCCACAGGCCCCAGATGGTCACCACTTCCCCCTCTACAGTTCTCCTTTGCTACGTCTGCAACTTTTGGTGTTCCTGGGACCAGCTCCTTCTCTTGGATATCACTTTTTCTTTTTAGCCTCTACCCCAGTCCCTGCCTTCTTCCCTGTCCTCCTACAGAGGGCTGTGCATGAGGGGCTGCAGGTGGACTCATAGCTGCAGCACCGGGTACTGCTGTGTCCCCAGGACCACTTGCAGGGCCCCCTAGTGGCCATTTCTCTGCTCCCAGAGAAGCCCCTTCCCTAGAGCCTTTGCTGGGTCTGCAGAGGATTGCAGCCAGCAGAGGGCCCCACGGGGTGAGGATGAACGAGGGGGTGGTGGGGAAGTGTGCCAGGTACCCAGACTTCCTTTTTCCCCTAGAACTCTGTGAAGGTGATGTACAAGTGCCTGTGGCCCAACTGTGGCAAAGTTCTGCGCTCGATCGTGGGCATCAAGCGACACGTCAAAGCCCTCCACCTGGGGTAGGTACGGAACTCAGGGCCTCTTGCCTGTGGTGCCATTTAGGTGTCCCTTCACCCGGATATTTCCCCAAGACCCAGAGCCCAGGTGCTTTCAAGGAAATGACTTGCTGGGAAACCCCTGTACTGACCCCTGGCTGCTGTCAGGATGATGTCCTTGTTGGGGAGGACAGTCCCTCACTTCCTGGTGAATGTCCATGCTATTTGTGGAACCGAGCCCTGCCTGCCTTATGGATCTGTCTCATGCCCCATGTAGGAAGCAAGATGTTTTAGTTCTGGGTAGAAATAGGGTAATTTTGTCCATTCACTGATGGACCCTTTAGCCAAGACATGGAGTGGTCAATGCTGTACCTGCTTCTGCCTGGGAGTTGAGTATCCATCAGCACTGAGGTGGCACCAGGACGTTGACTCTGTGCAGAGCCAGCCTAGTGACTGCCCTGGCAGGAACTGACTCAGTGTAAGGGAGTGTGCTGCGGGCAGCGCTCGGAGTGGGTGTGCGTACGTGCTCTGTGAGGGTGAGCCTTTGCACCCGGAAAAACAGTTTCTGCTGATGTGTGAACACGAAGTCCCTGGTGACACCTGTTGGGAACAGGGTGTCTGGGCATTCTCTTGGGCTCCTTCTCTGACATGCTGGGTAGCCCCAGGCGGTGGCTTCCCTCTTATACCTTGGTTTCCGCTGGCGACGGAGGAGGGCTGCATGTCCCCGATGATAACCTCATCTCCTTCTGCACAGGGACACCGTGGACTCTGACCAGTTCAAGCGGGAGGAGGATTTCTACTACACAGAGGTGCAGATGAAGGAGGAGTCTGCTGTGGCTGCGGCAGTCCCCCCTGCCCCTGGGACTCCCACCGTTGAGCCAGCTCCCACCCCCCGAGTGACCAGCCCATCCCTTGCCACTCTTCCACTGCCTCTGTCCAAAGCCCAGACCTCTGGCCCGGAACACTCTGGTCTGGAGTCTCCCCTGCCCTCGGGTGCTCTCAGCAAGTCAGCTCCTGGCTCCTTCTGGCACATTCAGGCTGACCATGCATACCAGGTATGGAGCGGCGGCTCTCAGGGGTTCAGCCTTGGGTCCCAGCCAGTCACTGGTCAGCCGAATCACAGGCCCCTGACCCCCCTGATTGAAGACTGAGCACTTGGACCACATTGCTAATCTTCtacaaaaaaggaaacaaatctgaCATCACTGTCAGTAAAAGTGGGGATTCCTAGACCTCTCCCATCAGTCATTGTCAGGAGTGGTCCTGAGGAACCCAGCTGAATCTCTGCATGACCAGGCTGATGGATTTGGGCTGGGGTGTCCTCCCATtgctggtttatttatttatttattgtggtattggggattgaacccagggccttgcacatgctaggcaagtgctctaccactgagccacatccacagtcccACATCTCTGGTTTAAAAGGTGATGCAGTAGtgtctgtggacttcttgagggGTAAATCTTTGATTTCTACagttatgttaatcaaacaacccTATTTTGAATACCTGCTATGTGTCAAACATTGGGCTGAGTCAGCCTTTAGAAAGAATCAGACAGTCCCCACCCTGTGGAGAGTGTGCTATAGCTGGTGAGGAAATGTGTGGAGCCTGGCTAATTATAATAAGGAGGAGGCAAAAGAAGTCATTGTGTATAGAGGAGGGATCACACTGTTATGCCGAAGCAGGTAGGAAAGTTGTTACAGGGAGGTGACTTTAGGATGATCTTCCTGCACACAGTAGGTATGTGTGCAGGTTCCTGTGCCCTGGTTTTAAAATCTTTCTGTGCCCACAGCTTGGTCTTTTTAGGCTCTGGACCATTTTGCAAGTTAGTAATTAAAAAGGAGTTCTTCCAatcagaaaacttaaaaaaaaaaaaaatgccgctGGTTCTTCTTCTCATTGAGCGAGTAGCCACTTTGCTATTTCATCTTTGGACAATGTCCAGCTCTAGCTGACCCTGTGGTGCCTGGACAATGTGTCTGGTATTTTTGCAAGGGTCTCTAAACCGGACATCCCTGACCACACAGTTACCTGGTGACTCGGTGCTGTATTCCACCAGTTCCTCCCACACTCGGATGTTTTAGACTTTTCTTGGCATCTGCCTGTGGCGTATTCTTGGTAGGTGATCTAACCGAGAAGTCGGTGCCCTGCGGGATTGAGTCACCTACCTGGCATGTAACCAGCTCTGAGACGAGGGCTCCAAAGCAAGGTTGGAGCCTGGTACCGAGGATACTACTTTGAAGAGCTGGGTGCTCTGAGCTTGCTCCGGGGAGGACCCCTCTGGTGTGCCCCAGGACATCTTCCCAGTCATCTCACGTAGACAGAGGTGCACTTTCTGCTGTGGAACGTGACCTTACAGGCATGCTGGGCAGACTGGGGACTTTCTGAGCTGGAACCCCAGTTGACGAGTCCTTGTCTTCACAGGCTCTGCCATCCTTCCAGATCCCCGTCTCTCCCCACATCTACACCAGCATCAGCTGGGCTGCTGCTCCTGCCGCTGCCTCCCCGCTCTCTCCGGTGAGTGACCTTCAGCACTCTGGGGTACCGGTACAAGGCCAGGGCTCTTGCACACCCCTGCAGGGCTGCTGGCCATCTCTTCAGTACACAGACCATGGTGGGGGTTGTCGCTGGGCCTCTGGACCCCAAACTTTGTGAAGCTCTCCACGTGTCGTCCCTCCCCCGCCCAGTACTCCTCAGCTGGTCATAGTCCATCTCAGAAGCTGAGGCAAGGTAcctgcccagaaaatcactggggAGGCTGGGGTCAGTTCCCTGCCTCTGAGTGTTGGTGCTTGTTAGGGTTTTAACGCCAAGAGGAGAGGAAGGGGGAGAATGTGGGACAGTCAGAAGATGGCTCTGTAAGCTCTGTGTGGCTGATCAGAAATCTCCAGGTCTGCATGGACCAGCACCTTCGGTTGCTACGTCTGAACTAAAATGAATCATAAGTTGTTGACACCACATGTGCTGGGCTCTAATCTCAAGTATGCGCCATAGGGAGGTGTCACGCTTTGCAAAATCCAGTTGCTAGAAGGTGCCATTGAGGCAGCAGGGTGCCCTCACTTGTTCCACGTGTGGGAACTCTGTCTAAATCCTCTCTGCTGCAGCCTCCCCAACCTGCCTTTGGCTGCTGTGAGCCTCTCTACCCGCAGTGCCCTTCCAGAGGAGGCCTTGTGCCTCCTGTGTTGGCACTGGCTGTGGGGTCCAGCAGTGCACCCAGGAGCTCGGGAAGTGTGGCCTCCTGTCCTGGAGGATGCCCTTGTGCTCACAGCCTGTCCTTACGGCCCCATTCCTCATGCCCAGGTTCGGAGCCGGTCACTCAGCTTCAGCGAGCCGCAGCCTCCACCTGCAGCAAAGTCTCACCTGATTGTCACCTCTCCACCCCGGGCCCAGGGCAGTGCCAGGTGAGATGTCTGCTGCTGtactctgccttttttttttttttttttttgtaatatggattgaacccaggggcccttaaccactgagctacatctatgtcctttgtttcattttatctagagttagggccttgctgagttgcttagggcctcagtgagttgctgaggctggctttgcactcacagtcctcctgcctcagcctgagccactgggataataGGCGTGTGCCCCCACGCCTgggtgtttttttggtttttgttcccCGTCTCCTGATGGTGTGGAGCCTGAGTTCAACCAACGGTAGTTAGTAGGATCGGTCCCCAGAGGGGATTCCGGGTGGAGGACACACTGGAAGGGCTGGCTTCTGACCCCTGAGCCTCTGACCCGTTGGGCCTTTGGGAGGCACCCCTCCAGCCTCTGCCTGTTTGCCCAGCTTCCTGCCTGGTGCCGTCCAGGTTGTgactctgcatttgttttttcttttgacaGGAAAGCCCGTGGGGAGGCCAAGAAGTGCCGCAAGGTGTACGGCATCGAGCACCGGGACCAGTGGTGCACGGCCTGCCGGTGGAAGAAGGCCTGCCAGCGCTTCCTGGACTGAGCCGCCAGCCACTCTGCTCCTGGCCCTGCCCGTCAGCCTGATGGCAGTCGGCCTTGGGGGAAGCAGAGAGGTGCAGAGCCCGAGCGGGTGGTTCCCACTCTGTTGGCTCAAGTGTAACACTTAAAACACTTTCTCCCCCTTGTGGGaacgttttattttttaaaaaaagaagcaaaaatattttttcccctaaaataGGAGAGAGCCAAGACTGACGGAGGGTATTCTGCagcgaaccagagaccaaagaatTACTAGTCCCTCCCACCTGCCCTGCCCTGGGGGCACTGGTTTGTACTGGACTGTGTGTCCTGTTTCCTGCCGAGTTGGTGGATCCTTTGTTGTCTCAACTTTTCCAGAAAGGACTGTGAGCAAgatgaatttctttttcttaaaaaaatgagGAAGTTTCTGGCTGGGGGTGACATGAGGCAGGACCACAGGTGGGTTGGGCAGCAGACGTGTGCCTCCTGGGGGGGGTGGCTCCTCTTCCCTGTCTGAACAGCTTTTGGAAGGAAGAGGAAAACCCTTCAAAGGTGACAGCATTTGAATCTGGGTTTCCTCAGAGGTTGGGCTGCCTCCCAACAAGTGCTCCATGACTTCTTTTCAAAGCCCAGACGAGTCTGCTTTTAAAGACTGACCTCAAATCGCTGAGCCCAGGCTGATGGTTTCTGAGACGGGGCGGGTCAACACTACCTTGACCATCCTTCTGTGTCCTGGAGGAAGTGCTAGAGGTCTCAGTGTCTGGGGAACTGTCCTTACCTGAACAAAGCCCCCTGAGGTCCTTCCCTCCCGTGTGGGAGGACAGGCCAGAACCGTTGAATCTCATCTGGTTCATTTGGAAGCCCTTTGTGTGGGTGGCCCTGAGAAACTCTGGAGGCGCTCTCGTCTCTGGGCTTCACCAGGGGTTTCCCCTTTTTGGCTTTGTGCGGAAGGCAGGCTGAAGAAGGTCAAGGCGAGTCCTTGTGGGAGTGAGATTCGGGAAGTCCAAGGGGAAGGCAGGGGTGGGTTAGCCATTCCTGCCCTTTCGGCCCTTGGTGTCTCTAGAGGCCGCAGGGCTTTGGGGGAGAGGGTTGCACTGAGGTCAGTCTGCCAGGCTGTTCTTGTCGAGGGCAGAGATTGAGGGAGTTTAGTGCCAACTAGGGATGAATGGAGACGGAGTGGGCCAAGCCCTGACGTTGTCTGAGTCTCTCCTTCCTCCCAGCCGACTTGGCTGCAATGCTTGTGGCCTGCTGAACATGACCACCCGGGGTCCGGCTGTCTCAGACATGAGTCCTGGACCGATGTCCCAGGTGTCACAGGCTTAGGGAGTACCACCAATCCACCTCTCCTGAGCCTGAGCAGCAGTGTCCACCTTTGATTATCATTGAGACTGTcctctttgtcccaggtgaaaacACCTGGCTGCTGACGCTCTGTTGGTGGCTTCACGTGGGAAATAAATGTCTGTTTTTCAATCTGAGACACATGAAGCATTACCAAACCTGCAAACCTAAGAATAGGGGTGTGATGTGGTGAAGGGTATAGTGGCCTGGGCTAATGACAGAAGGGACAGACCCTCTTATGCAAGAGTGTctttggtgggggtggggatatatttttatattttaggagaAAGATGTATATGGGATTCTGTTTCTTGGTGAAGCTTGAAACCAGGTCAGCCGGAGGTGGCCCAAGGCTCTTGTGTCTCTTCGACTGCAAAAAGAGTTAAGAGCTGATGGCCTTCTTGCCCCACTTCCCACCTTGTCCCTCTTCAGATCTTACTGGGGAAGGGAGCACGGGGGCATGTGGACATGTGGGGACTGTGCAGGAGGCCCCCCCCCTTAAACCCCGGCTCGGCTGAGTCTCACCGTCAGCAGAGCTGTTTTAATCCCTGCCTGCATTTGGACCTTGGAGATAAAAACTGGATACAAAGATGTTCTCCATGTGAGGCTGGCTTCTCACGCCGTGGGTACCCAAGACAgaaaaggaggagagagagaaggaattgATGGGACACTTTAAAAGCTGAGGTGGCTTTCTTGTTCTtgtcctttttctcctttccatgCGGCCTCCCTTTGCATCGGCTCCTTCCCCTTTGCGGTGGCACGGGCCTCCTCGCCCTCCGTCCACCCGCTTCTCCGTCTTGTTGCTCTTATGTTGGTTCCTGACGTGCGGCTTGTCCTTGGGGTTGCTCCGCTTGTTCCTCCTGGGAGGGTGGGGGTGGCTGGTGAGTCGACCCGGCGATCTCTCCCTGCTTCTCAGCCCCCTGGGCCGCAGAATCTGGCTGGAGGAAGGTGCCGCAGGTGTGCATTTGAAAGTAACAGGACTCATCTGCAAAGCAGTTACCTAAGGAAAGTGTCCAGTGACGTTCCCCGTATTCGGGCTCTCTTTGAGGTGCCTTCAGAGCCGGGGCTGTGTTTGGAGCAGCCTCAGTGAGGCTGGGTCTCCGCCGTGTGTGTTCAGTGCAGAGTCCAGACCATGTCTGCGGTCAGGGCACGGCTCAGGTGGGGGTCAAAGGACTCTCAAGTAACACAGCTTAGAGTTAACGAGGTGACTTTTAGCCCCTCTCTGAAGGCCATCGTGTAACCTCAAACATTGAGTTGTGAGCAGTCGGTGACTTTTTGAAGGACATTATCAGATATGGGAACTCTGTTGGAAGAAGTCTGTCCTGTTCCTTTCTGGTCATTCCAGGTTCTGACTTCACCAggggtaaaaagaaaaaaaaaaaaagggggataaTCCCATTTGTGAATTGTTTTATTGgcacccccgcccccccccgcccAGCTGTCTTCCAAGTATTATTTTTactgttaaaatttttttaaaaaaatgtgaaatgtAATGTTTTTACAGcaacaatatgaaatatattttataaggaaTAAAATGGTACATTGTCTGACTTGGTGTGTTTTTTCTTCCTCCTGCTCCTATAAAGAGTAAGCGTCTCAGTGTCCTTGGTGTTAGACGAGTGCCAGCATGTCACCCTCTAGAACAGTAGGTAACATTTGCCAGGAACTGGGCCAGCCGCTTGTGCGAGGGCGTTGCTGTTGCTGCTACTTTACAAACGAGGAGAGGGAGGCACCAAACCTAAATAGCTTGCCCAGATCACAGATGGGGAGATAATGGCACCAGGGCTGTGATCCAGGCAGTAACTATTTTGAACTGCTCATGTTGACAAAGGGAATATATTCTGGACTATATTCCCAAGTGTGTTGAGGAAGGGGCTTGGGATATAGGGGAAAATAAGTCTAATACCCTAAGTATTAGTCAGTTTTtctgtcgggagccattctcacacgtgactgggtgactcccggttagggtctgaggcgctctggctgtgtcggagctttcccggccctctcctgttgagagaacccatccgtgtgggggtgtaactgaccactgaccccggaggcccaatcactgaccctgaccttggagtgcggccccccttcaaccttcattggatggaattatcccctgagtttcttgctccccaataaaaggctactccctggcgtgctcgctctctctctcctgctagccctgagtaatccttgctgccctgctgggcggttagaggagggaaccagagaggggagccgtctcggacctggtcatagaaaaaaggtgactgagtctgtgtgtttatttcaatctcactagctaacttttatgccaagaacctcattaatgaaaccattgcgctggccacaTGGTAGATTTTTCCTTATTATAATGAGATATCTCAGGCAGGCTGACTTTATAAAGGAagaaggtttatttagctcacagtttgggGGACTGGAAATCCAAACTTCCTGGTCAAGCTCTTGCAGGGCACCCCTTGGCTGTTTGCCTGATGGCAGATGGCAATGGTGGCAGCTCCTGTAAGAGGGAGAGATGGGTCACATTGGGaaaacaggaagccagagaggctGGAGACCCCGAGTCCCTTTCTAGGACACACCTAGGGCCCTCTGTTGGGTACCACCTCCCAATTGCCACATTGAGGACCGCACATCCAACATTGGCACCTTTGAGGGACATATTCAGACATGTCCAAAGAATAGCACTCTACTCTGAGCATGGTCTGCCTGCTAAAGTCATAGATTCTGGGTGCTGTGGAGGCCCACAGGCTGGCAAAGCTGGCCTCGGTGGGCGGGGCTTTGAAGCAGAAAATATATCCCACCCAGGGACTGGTTTATGCATTTGAGGCTTGGTGATGGGGGTCTTTGTGGTGGCATTAGGGGGCCCTCCAGCTTTCCAGCTCCTGGTGGGGTCCGCAGGAGACACCAGAACAAAGTTGGGAAGTGGGAAGGGGAGAGAAATGGGGGTACCGAACCGCACGGCTCCCCGTGTGTGAATAACTGTCCTCTACTGCAAGCTCCAGAGAGATGCACTTAGGAGTTCTAGAACTCCCTTACCCCTGCCAGGGCTCCCTAGCTCCTGACAGGCCTTACCATCTGCTGACTTCCTGTACCTCT includes:
- the Znf395 gene encoding zinc finger protein 395, with product MASVLSRRLGKRSLLGARVMGPSASDGPSGASLPLEPQAEVPEGAAPQPFLASKDPPCQEQPKEVLKALGTTGLQQVAFQPGQKVCVWYGGQECTGLVEQHSWAEDKVTVWLLDQKLQICCRAEEIWLAELQGVMPQVPPPEHGAQAMAYRPVSRNIDVPKRKSDAVEMDEMMAAMVLTSLSCSPVVQSPPGAEANFSASRVVSGDPWKESGDVSDSGSSTTSGHWSGSSGISTPSPPHPQASPKYLGDAFGSPQTDHGFETDPDPFLLDEPAPRKRKNSVKVMYKCLWPNCGKVLRSIVGIKRHVKALHLGDTVDSDQFKREEDFYYTEVQMKEESAVAAAVPPAPGTPTVEPAPTPRVTSPSLATLPLPLSKAQTSGPEHSGLESPLPSGALSKSAPGSFWHIQADHAYQALPSFQIPVSPHIYTSISWAAAPAAASPLSPVRSRSLSFSEPQPPPAAKSHLIVTSPPRAQGSARKARGEAKKCRKVYGIEHRDQWCTACRWKKACQRFLD